The sequence CCTGTTCCGCAACAGAACACCTGTTCCGAGGAAAGACAGCACCAGGCATAGCCAGACCCAGCGGCTTTGATTGAAGTACAGAAAAACTAGATAGCCCAACAAGGCGATCAGTACTACCACAATGACACTTGCGCCCCGCCTAATCTCCAGCCACAGCATCGCAGTCAGGATAGCCAGGGCCCCGCATGCCTGCGCGACAGGAATCACCACTCGCCATACGCCCAGTGATGCTACCCGATACCCGAGAAAATGCCCCTGCACCCAGTAGACATATAGGCAGGTAACCCCTGCAGCAAGCCCCCCCAGAACGCCGCAAAGCAGCAGGAAATCCCGGAAGCGCTCCTTGAGATGCATAGCGGCAACCAGGATCCCCAGCAGGCTGAACGCCACGTAGAAGGGTAACTTGAACTCGCGCGCGTCCTCCCAGCCATCAATAGTCATGAGCAGGACAAATATGTACCAGGCGGAAATAGCGATATAAAGCCAGAAAAACAACTTATGAATCGGTGGATAGCCTTTGCGGAACAAGCAGAAATGCACGAACGCCGGCAGCCACAGGAAAAATATTATCGCCCGATGATAGAAAGAGTTGTTCGGCAGAACCCATGGCCCAAACAACAAGA is a genomic window of Pseudomonas resinovorans NBRC 106553 containing:
- a CDS encoding O-antigen ligase family protein: MSKENLGVWLSRFAVVGVLFLLFGPWVLPNNSFYHRAIIFFLWLPAFVHFCLFRKGYPPIHKLFFWLYIAISAWYIFVLLMTIDGWEDAREFKLPFYVAFSLLGILVAAMHLKERFRDFLLLCGVLGGLAAGVTCLYVYWVQGHFLGYRVASLGVWRVVIPVAQACGALAILTAMLWLEIRRGASVIVVVLIALLGYLVFLYFNQSRWVWLCLVLSFLGTGVLLRNRAAYVMAAMSVLLLIVVVFVKPTLLLSRGLSYRPELWLGGLSLLLDNWVHGVGFQEYWIKVATLKVGSRHPHNMFLDIGIRFGVLGLLLWIGLWCWAGWRAFTHRHSAMGEAAVGLWLYSGLVVLTEGIAPWVKPSPIWFVTWLPLALVLVIDTLARQGKLGGAASTPTPGGPPSV